GGTAACCAAGCGATCCACCACCTTCTGCTTCACCTCCCGTCCCGACGGAGCAACCCGAACGACAAAACGCACGCTTGCGCCTTCCACCTGGGGCGAGGGCATGTAGCCGAGGCCGACGCGCATCATCGCGTCCGAAGGAAGATGTATGACGAACCGATGCCGCGTTCCCGAGGGTGCCACCAGGGAGCGCCGGCTGTCGCCTCCACCTTCGGGAAACATCGCGACCCGCCCTACCTTTCCCTCCCGAAGCTGGCCGAAGTTCCGAAGACCCTCGATCTCTTTAGGCAGGCGCCGCTGCCGCTCGCGCGGCCATCTCGACTCCGCTGCCGGCGCCAGGTCGAGCAATCGGATCGCGCAAGCCTCCTCCGGCCGGGATCCGCAGCTCAGAGCGAGCGACGACAGAACCAATATCGCGAAACGACCCTTCATCCGCGCAACACCACCTCCCTGGCGCGTTCGATCCGAAGAAACGTCTGGAGTGTGATCTGTTCGGCACGGGTGCGTCGGTCGACGCCCGCGGACTCGAGCGCGGCCTCCGCCCGTTCCCTTCCCCACCCCGAGGCCAAAGCGTTGCGCAGGGTCTTGCGACGTTGCGAGAACGCCAGCTCGACCGTCTCGACAAAACCCGCCATCTCGGCATCTGGAAACGGTGCCGGCTTCAGCTTGAAGCCGACGAACGCGCCCTCGACCTTGGGCGGCGGCCGGAAGCTACCGCGGGCTACCGTGCCGAGGAGTTGGACCTCGCTCCACGCTCCGGCGAGTACCGCAAGCAGACCATACGCCTTGGTGCCCGGCTTCGCGACAAACCGCTCGGCGACCTCGCGTTGCACCAGAAAGCCGAGTCGCGCGACTCGCGGGTGCATCGGCAGTAGCCGGCGAATGAGAGCGCTGGCTATCTCGTAGGGCAGGTTGCCGGTGACCAGAGTCCCTGGACTGACTCGCCCCCAGCGCACGCCCATCGCGTCCGCAACCGCCAGCGCGGGACCGCTCTCGCCCGAGCGGCTGCGCAGTGAGAAGGCCCACTCCGGGTCGAGCTCCAGTGCCAGGACCCTGGCGCCTGCTTCGACCAACTGGTTCGTCAGGACACCGCCGCCGGGCCCGACCTCGACCACCGGCTGTCCTTCGGGTCGCAGGAACTCCATCAGCGGCCGGCAGAGCTCGGCGCGGGTCAGGTGGTGCTGACCGAGGTGTTTCTTGAGCCGAGGATCGCTCATCACGCCCGAACCATAGCAACCCGTGATTGGCCGGACAGCCCG
This bacterium DNA region includes the following protein-coding sequences:
- the rsmA gene encoding ribosomal RNA small subunit methyltransferase A — its product is MSDPRLKKHLGQHHLTRAELCRPLMEFLRPEGQPVVEVGPGGGVLTNQLVEAGARVLALELDPEWAFSLRSRSGESGPALAVADAMGVRWGRVSPGTLVTGNLPYEIASALIRRLLPMHPRVARLGFLVQREVAERFVAKPGTKAYGLLAVLAGAWSEVQLLGTVARGSFRPPPKVEGAFVGFKLKPAPFPDAEMAGFVETVELAFSQRRKTLRNALASGWGRERAEAALESAGVDRRTRAEQITLQTFLRIERAREVVLRG